The genomic DNA CAGCATAGCATTTCAGCAGTGTTTATGTACAGCATGGCTCTGGGAAGCCTGGAGTGACCCACTGACAGTGGCTTGGAGCTTTACACAGGAACCTGGTAAAGCAGTTCTGTACACATCCATTTGCTGTGGGTGGCTGGACAGGGCCTGTGAGTTCCTAACATGGGTGGCTTGTAGCCAGCAGCCTTTCTGGGAACAAATTGAGGGTGTATTAAACAGAGCTGTGCAGATGAGTGAGGACATAAGTGAGGACATAAGTCCTTACTATGTAAGTGAGGACACAGCTGTTACCTTTCAGAAACTTACCTCAATAGCTAAGGACTCAGGTCACTCCTGTTCCCAGTGTAAGTGATTCCCTCTCCTGTCCCTATCTTGAGTTTCTCTCGAGCATCTGCACGGTTCTTTCTACCCCTGTAATCCTGCATGCCTTTCAGTACTGGCCCAGCTCTCGGTACAAATGTATCACTGGCTACTCAGTAACTGAACAAATTGGTTTTTAATAGAATACAGTAAGCTGGTCGTTCATCAACCTGCACTGCAGATGTGTGAAGAGGCTGGTCCCTCTGTAAGAGCCACAGCAGCACGTGGCAGCACCACTGAAGTTTTCCAGTTTTGGCTGTATTCTGTTCTTGGATGTGAATCTGTAAATAAATTCTAGCAGAGTGAGCAAAACAAGTACTTGACAGagggattttttaattaatattctaGGTATGTCATCTTTAAAGCCAGACATCCATCTTCTCTCTGTGTAATCTTAGCACCATGTTAAATTATTTTGTGACTGTTAATCTTCTaagtatattttcttaaaatgctgcgAGGCCTCCCCAAATGCATGGTCTTCGCATTCAGTAAGGGTTAGCACTGTGTTAGTGCTCCAGGCCTCTGCGCAGCTGAAGCCTGTGTCCTGACGAGGGCGGATCAATTCTTCAAGTAAAAGAACAGTGAAGAGGCACCAGATCCCAGGAACTGGGCAGTTCCCAGGGTTCCTGTCTGTAACCGTAGGAGGCTGCTGTCCCTGTTGGCCTCCTGGCAGTTGCAGGTCACCAATCTCATGCAGGTAGATGGTAACTGCCAACTCCTGCTAGTGCAGCAGTAGCTAGCAGCGGCTGAGGCAGTATGTTCAACCTTGCAGTGGAACTGCTCAGCAGTGGGAGCAGAAAGCTAGCAGTTCAGAGGCTTCCTCACACACTttcaccttcctcctcttcctcctctggacTTTCAGAGCCCTTGTCCTCTGAGGGCAGAAGAGGCTGGTGCTGACATGACTGATGTCTGTCTGCACTCCTCCATGAGGTGTGCAGGTCTGCCCTGGCTTGCTGCAGGAAGAGGGGCAGGAGGTCGGGGGTGAAGGGCATGTCCCTGAAGGCGTGCAGGAGGAAGATGCCGGACACAATGGTGAGGAAGCCACTGATGGTGCCGATGATGTTGTCTAGCACCATGTGTTGCCACTCCTTGAAGAGGATGGCAGAGCACATCATGACTGCTGTGGTGAACAGCACATAGTAAACAGGTGTGACCACAGACGTGTTGAAGATGTCCAAGGCTTTGTTCAGATAGTTGATCTGGATGCTGATGCAAATCACCAGGCACACCAGGAGCACCCAGCCCAGTGGTTCTTTCAGGACTGGGTTCCCAGAAAACAGTTCTTTCAGGGCAATCCCCAAGCCTTTGACGCAGGACACGGAAAGCGAGCCAATGGCGGAGCAGACCAAAACATAAACCAGGACGTTGCTCTGTCCATAACGGGGTCCAGCCACAAAGATAAGCAGAAGGGAACTCACCAGGACACACACAGCAAATACAATGAATCCTTGGGGAAATAATTAAAGAGCTC from Accipiter gentilis chromosome 24, bAccGen1.1, whole genome shotgun sequence includes the following:
- the LOC126050348 gene encoding magnesium transporter NIPA2-like isoform X1, translating into MGGAGGPAGFYVGLGLALASSAFIGGSFILKKKGLLRLCRRGRARAGQGGHAYLQEWLWWAGLLCMGVGEAANFAAYAFAPATLVTPLGALSVLVSAVLSSTFLNEQLNVHGKIGCILSILGSTVMVIHAPQEEEVSSLESMAEKLKDPGFIVFAVCVLVSSLLLIFVAGPRYGQSNVLVYVLVCSAIGSLSVSCVKGLGIALKELFSGNPVLKEPLGWVLLVCLVICISIQINYLNKALDIFNTSVVTPVYYVLFTTAVMMCSAILFKEWQHMVLDNIIGTISGFLTIVSGIFLLHAFRDMPFTPDLLPLFLQQARADLHTSWRSADRHQSCQHQPLLPSEDKGSESPEEEEEEGESV